The following are encoded together in the Aerococcus mictus genome:
- a CDS encoding vWA domain-containing protein: MNRMQSEPTQEEKEDKIQQSDLLYDDINQLFRELNYAFIIYMNFGWSEDYDKFTQLMDEFIGLLCAKLMANRSYQGAGDVLFAGVLYQMDRRMSEDLAKPLNVSVEGTSLTLSVNPVLFFMYYQGPKQMLAGIRQICYHIIFNHLTDYDWAFLNEEDGKMMSVAMDTEVNQYIDNLPDHAASLEGMRNLLSKNSLNEKQGSLYYYQELKAAHDDPKHHSHDRVWSTFEKMKGSGDMNDTYSQLSKNFDPEKARELRIESAEQLNDEMKKNHSMQPVIPQSKNNDLHRKIINGIVRRAYENMDEEMRKHLSGNIKEKVQVLFKQRSLNWKDIIMRGLGQAPIPYRYSKNRVNRRQPYRIDLPGRTLDTAAQLVAFIDTSASQNAEALAYSLAELANINKTLGTDIWVVQVDTQVVGVNKLDQSNVDQFQFEGRGGTSFAPAFEWLHDNGFNDRNSVSVYFTDGYGDDGFERYGYQNMYWVLTTADPKEPSPLSTDSGGKLLYLRQDEKYNHRIIKQKH, encoded by the coding sequence ATGAATCGAATGCAGAGCGAACCGACTCAGGAAGAAAAGGAAGATAAAATCCAGCAGTCAGATCTTCTTTATGATGATATCAATCAGCTCTTTCGTGAACTCAATTATGCCTTCATCATCTATATGAATTTCGGATGGTCGGAGGACTATGATAAATTTACTCAGTTAATGGATGAATTTATTGGTCTTTTATGTGCTAAACTCATGGCAAATCGTTCTTACCAAGGAGCTGGAGACGTTCTTTTTGCTGGAGTTTTATACCAGATGGACCGCAGGATGTCTGAAGACCTGGCAAAGCCTCTGAATGTCAGTGTTGAGGGAACTAGCTTAACCCTGTCAGTCAATCCGGTCTTGTTTTTCATGTACTATCAGGGCCCAAAGCAAATGTTAGCTGGCATCCGTCAAATTTGTTACCATATTATTTTTAATCATTTGACTGACTATGATTGGGCCTTCCTCAATGAAGAAGATGGCAAAATGATGAGCGTGGCCATGGATACTGAGGTCAATCAATACATCGATAACCTCCCAGACCACGCAGCTAGCCTTGAGGGCATGAGGAATTTGCTGTCTAAAAACTCCCTTAACGAGAAACAGGGTTCTTTATATTACTATCAAGAGTTGAAAGCTGCTCACGATGACCCCAAACACCATAGCCATGATCGGGTATGGTCAACCTTTGAGAAGATGAAGGGCAGTGGAGATATGAATGATACCTATAGTCAACTCAGCAAAAATTTTGATCCTGAAAAAGCTCGGGAATTGCGAATAGAATCGGCAGAACAATTAAATGATGAAATGAAGAAAAATCATTCCATGCAGCCTGTTATTCCCCAGAGTAAGAATAATGACTTACACCGAAAAATTATCAACGGTATTGTACGTAGGGCTTATGAAAATATGGATGAAGAAATGCGTAAACACCTCAGTGGTAATATTAAAGAAAAAGTTCAAGTTCTCTTTAAGCAACGTTCTCTGAATTGGAAGGACATTATCATGCGCGGTTTAGGTCAAGCACCAATTCCCTATCGCTATTCCAAAAACCGGGTCAATCGCCGCCAACCCTATCGGATCGACCTACCGGGAAGAACTTTAGACACTGCCGCTCAATTAGTGGCCTTCATTGATACCAGTGCTTCGCAAAATGCCGAGGCTTTAGCATACAGCTTAGCAGAGCTTGCTAATATTAATAAAACTTTAGGGACTGATATTTGGGTGGTCCAAGTAGATACCCAGGTGGTCGGTGTTAATAAACTGGATCAAAGTAATGTTGACCAGTTTCAATTTGAGGGTCGGGGAGGAACCAGTTTTGCACCCGCCTTTGAATGGTTACACGACAATGGTTTTAATGATAGAAATTCAGTGTCTGTCTATTTTACTGATGGATACGGCGATGATGGCTTTGAGCGTTACGGTTATCAAAACATGTACTGGGTGCTGACAACAGCTGACCCTAAGGAGCCTTCGCCACTATCTACCGATAGCGGAGGAAAATTATTATACTTACGCCAAGATGAAAAATATAATCACCGGATAATTAAACAAAAGCATTAA